A genomic segment from Sorangium aterium encodes:
- a CDS encoding low affinity iron permease family protein produces MHNKTWYARFAKQTSYLCGRPKVFVLAVAVIVVWAVTGPLFHFSDTWQLVINTGTTIITFLMVFLIQNTQTRDTEAMQLKLDELIRATHGAHNALMDLEELEEGALERSRKRYQALARAARKAPDDTDCPDA; encoded by the coding sequence GTGCACAACAAGACGTGGTACGCGCGATTCGCGAAGCAGACGTCCTACCTCTGCGGGCGGCCCAAGGTGTTCGTGCTCGCCGTGGCCGTCATCGTCGTCTGGGCGGTCACCGGACCCCTCTTCCACTTCAGCGACACGTGGCAGCTCGTGATCAATACGGGGACGACGATCATCACCTTCCTCATGGTGTTCCTGATCCAGAACACGCAGACGCGCGACACCGAGGCGATGCAGCTCAAGCTGGACGAGCTGATTCGCGCGACGCACGGCGCCCACAACGCGCTGATGGATCTCGAGGAGCTGGAGGAGGGCGCGCTCGAGCGGTCTCGCAAACGCTATCAGGCGCTTGCGAGGGCCGCGCGCAAGGCGCCGGACGACACCGACTGCCCCGACGCCTGA
- a CDS encoding alpha/beta fold hydrolase, whose amino-acid sequence MNGLLRKVLRSATMISAAALMSSALPGCGGSDTDGGTGGGGSQPSDKNTYVLVHGAFVGAWAWDKVVPLLEAGGNEVIALDLPAHGEDETPVADAGLQAYTDAVVEAIDSASRPVILVGHSMGGTVVSQAAEQRPDKVKKLVYLTAFLIKDGQSLSQEWADDEGAAIKEYAAASDDGTTLTFKEGWAANAFCQDCSPEDVARLESHLREEPAKPFDEPIHVTEERWGRVPRVYIEALKDLAISPAEQKQQYTALPCERVISIDAGHAPFLTKPKEVADALTSL is encoded by the coding sequence ATGAACGGTCTGCTTCGCAAGGTCCTGCGGTCTGCCACCATGATCTCGGCCGCTGCGCTCATGTCGTCCGCGCTGCCCGGCTGCGGCGGCAGCGACACGGACGGGGGCACGGGAGGCGGCGGCTCCCAGCCCTCGGACAAGAACACGTATGTTCTCGTCCACGGCGCCTTCGTGGGCGCATGGGCATGGGACAAGGTGGTGCCGCTCCTCGAGGCCGGCGGCAACGAGGTGATCGCCCTCGATCTCCCCGCTCACGGCGAGGACGAGACGCCCGTCGCGGACGCCGGCCTGCAGGCCTATACCGACGCCGTGGTGGAGGCCATCGACAGCGCCTCGCGCCCCGTGATCCTCGTCGGCCACAGCATGGGCGGCACCGTGGTGAGCCAGGCCGCCGAGCAGCGGCCCGACAAGGTGAAGAAGCTCGTCTACCTGACCGCGTTCCTGATCAAGGACGGCCAGTCGCTGAGCCAGGAGTGGGCCGATGACGAAGGGGCCGCGATCAAGGAGTACGCGGCCGCTTCGGACGACGGCACGACGCTGACCTTCAAGGAGGGGTGGGCCGCGAACGCCTTCTGCCAGGATTGCTCTCCGGAGGACGTCGCGCGGCTCGAGAGCCACCTGCGCGAGGAGCCCGCGAAGCCGTTCGACGAGCCGATCCATGTCACGGAGGAGCGGTGGGGGAGGGTCCCCCGCGTCTACATCGAGGCGCTCAAGGATCTCGCGATCAGCCCTGCAGAGCAGAAGCAGCAGTACACGGCCTTGCCCTGCGAGCGGGTCATCTCGATCGACGCGGGCCACGCCCCCTTTCTGACGAAGCCGAAGGAGGTCGCGGATGCGCTGACGTCGCTTTGA
- a CDS encoding anti-sigma factor family protein: protein MIVTCCQLTEMITDRSEGKLSSEQEEGCARHLAWCDRCRTYLKQMDLTIDALQGLPGEPVHDDVRATLFVQFQRRKTTAD, encoded by the coding sequence ATGATCGTCACGTGCTGTCAGCTGACCGAGATGATCACCGACCGGAGCGAAGGAAAGCTGTCCTCCGAGCAAGAGGAGGGCTGCGCGCGGCACCTCGCGTGGTGCGACAGGTGCCGCACCTACCTGAAGCAGATGGATCTGACGATCGACGCGCTCCAGGGGCTCCCGGGCGAGCCTGTGCACGACGACGTCCGCGCTACGCTGTTCGTGCAGTTCCAGCGGCGGAAGACCACCGCCGACTGA
- a CDS encoding dipeptidase, whose product MRTSPMLALLAAASLAACVRSPAPAAAPDVVAPSADDVGPWYTSAPDLAAVPPGLEAPEQRAARLQAKAILVDGHSGVPSLLLGGSFAQVSSDDELMAEEVARIKAAGVTGAFFPIHVSASASPSSSRLGGSAARRALDLIEATHRQVERHRETLTLVRNAKDVRRAEREGRIAVIMGIEGGHAIENSLPALRSFYRLGVRTMALTHMTTNDWAGSAGGALDPGYVRDRGLSPFGEAVVREMQRIGMVVDVSHASDGTFQGVMKVARAPIITSSTMPAAGHRRRNLDDYMLRAIAENGGLVMVNSWALFLDEAYAEQSARFAQKYGAHLKELGERLPGDTRALREEIEKLRTQEGQITPPLWRIIDHIDHVVKVAGIEHVALGSVFDGNEALKEGLAGSAGAPNITLELIRRGYSDADILRLLGGNFVRVLEQAEAYAASTETTLSGDGSTQQLSAAELGDLPTQPLLPAPPPPAPPPSRGPMSWGGVPPSSPQQRPVAQPSKAGAPESPSSELLLSR is encoded by the coding sequence ATGCGCACTTCGCCAATGCTCGCGCTGCTCGCCGCCGCGTCGCTCGCGGCCTGCGTTCGTTCCCCTGCGCCCGCGGCGGCGCCCGATGTCGTCGCGCCGTCCGCCGACGACGTCGGGCCCTGGTACACGTCGGCGCCCGACCTCGCGGCGGTCCCGCCGGGACTGGAGGCGCCGGAGCAGCGGGCCGCGCGGCTGCAAGCCAAGGCGATCCTCGTGGATGGCCACAGCGGCGTGCCCTCGCTGCTCCTCGGCGGCTCGTTCGCTCAGGTGAGCTCGGACGACGAGCTGATGGCCGAGGAGGTCGCAAGGATCAAGGCGGCGGGCGTCACCGGCGCGTTCTTCCCGATCCACGTCAGCGCGTCCGCGTCGCCTTCGTCCTCGCGGCTCGGCGGCAGCGCCGCGCGCCGCGCGCTCGATCTCATCGAGGCGACCCACCGGCAGGTCGAGCGCCACCGCGAGACGCTGACGCTCGTGCGCAACGCGAAAGACGTGCGCCGCGCCGAGCGCGAAGGCAGGATCGCCGTGATCATGGGCATCGAGGGCGGGCACGCCATCGAGAACTCCCTGCCTGCGCTGCGCTCGTTCTACCGCCTCGGCGTCCGCACCATGGCGCTCACGCACATGACAACGAACGACTGGGCAGGCTCCGCGGGAGGAGCCCTCGATCCCGGGTATGTGCGCGACCGAGGCCTGTCCCCCTTCGGTGAGGCCGTGGTCCGCGAGATGCAACGGATCGGCATGGTGGTCGACGTCTCGCATGCATCGGACGGCACGTTCCAGGGCGTCATGAAGGTGGCCAGGGCGCCGATCATCACCTCTTCCACGATGCCCGCCGCCGGCCACCGCCGCCGCAACCTCGACGATTACATGCTGCGCGCGATCGCGGAGAACGGCGGGCTCGTCATGGTGAACTCCTGGGCGCTCTTCCTGGACGAGGCGTATGCGGAGCAGTCGGCGCGCTTCGCGCAGAAGTACGGGGCGCACCTCAAGGAGCTCGGCGAGAGGCTCCCGGGCGACACGAGGGCGCTCCGCGAGGAGATCGAGAAGCTCAGGACCCAGGAGGGGCAGATAACGCCGCCGCTGTGGCGGATCATCGACCATATCGACCACGTGGTGAAGGTCGCGGGGATCGAGCATGTCGCCCTCGGCTCCGTCTTCGATGGGAACGAGGCGCTCAAGGAGGGGCTCGCAGGCAGCGCCGGGGCCCCGAACATCACGCTGGAGCTCATCCGTCGCGGCTACTCGGATGCGGACATCCTCCGCCTGCTGGGCGGGAACTTCGTGCGGGTCCTCGAGCAAGCCGAGGCCTATGCGGCCTCGACGGAGACCACGCTGTCCGGGGACGGCAGCACACAGCAGCTCAGCGCGGCCGAGCTGGGCGATCTGCCGACCCAGCCCCTGCTGCCGGCGCCCCCGCCGCCGGCGCCCCCGCCGTCGCGCGGGCCGATGTCGTGGGGGGGTGTTCCGCCGTCCTCGCCGCAGCAGCGACCTGTCGCGCAGCCCTCGAAGGCCGGAGCGCCGGAGTCTCCGTCCTCGGAGCTCCTGCTGTCGCGGTAG
- a CDS encoding DEAD/DEAH box helicase, translating to MGNPVETPPSSASFAALGIAPALLGVLAELGYEEPTPIQREAIPHLLTGSDLLGQAATGTGKTAAFALPLLQRLQIGGEPPRLPEALVLVPTRELAMQVAEAMHRYGRRLGVQVLSVYGGQPFGQQLRALRRGVHVVVATPGRTLDHIGRGTLALDGIRTVVLDEADEMLDMGFAEALEEILSATPAARQTVLFSATLPPRIAAIAGRHLREPVRVKIAGEKAAPGELPRVRQTAYIVPRAHKSAALTRVLDMEDPSSAILFCRTRNEVDELTEALRARGYEAQALHGGFSQEHRDRVMARFRAGTAELLVATDVAARGLDIEHVSHVINYDVPCAPEVYVHRIGRTGRAGREGAAITLVEPREHYLIRNVERLTGQRIEAATLPTVADLRARRLELTRASLREALIEGGAERFRVVVEGLADEFDVMDIAAAAVKLAHDATEGEREEDEAEIPSFRPPPRGPERARDDRAPRGPAGARGRPGEAQARPRREGREARETDGNVARLYISAGRAAGIRPADLVGAIANEASLSSRDIGAIEIADGFSTVEVPADAADAVIEALRATRLKGRKVQVRREDAGSRDPRGGAAEARGGVPGARGEAAETGPRAGSAETRNGAAGMAPPRRRPRS from the coding sequence ATGGGGAACCCTGTGGAGACGCCCCCCTCGTCCGCCAGCTTCGCCGCGCTCGGCATCGCGCCTGCCCTCCTCGGTGTGCTCGCCGAGCTCGGTTACGAGGAGCCCACGCCGATCCAGCGCGAGGCGATCCCGCACCTCCTGACCGGGAGCGACCTGCTGGGGCAGGCCGCCACCGGGACCGGGAAGACGGCCGCGTTCGCGCTGCCGCTGCTCCAGCGCCTCCAGATCGGCGGCGAGCCGCCCCGCCTCCCCGAGGCGCTCGTGCTCGTTCCGACCCGCGAGCTGGCCATGCAGGTGGCCGAGGCGATGCACCGCTACGGCCGCCGGCTCGGCGTGCAGGTGCTGTCGGTCTACGGCGGCCAGCCCTTCGGGCAGCAGCTCCGCGCGCTCCGCCGCGGGGTCCACGTCGTCGTGGCCACGCCGGGCCGGACGCTCGACCACATCGGGCGCGGCACGCTCGCGCTCGACGGCATCCGCACGGTCGTGCTCGACGAGGCCGACGAGATGCTCGACATGGGCTTCGCCGAGGCGCTGGAGGAGATCCTCTCGGCCACGCCGGCGGCGCGCCAGACCGTGCTCTTCTCCGCCACGCTGCCCCCGCGGATCGCCGCGATCGCCGGCCGGCACCTGCGCGAGCCGGTGCGGGTCAAGATCGCGGGCGAGAAGGCGGCCCCCGGCGAGCTCCCCCGCGTCCGCCAGACGGCGTACATCGTGCCGCGGGCGCACAAGTCCGCCGCGCTGACCCGGGTGCTCGACATGGAGGACCCGTCGTCGGCCATCCTCTTCTGCCGCACCCGCAACGAGGTCGACGAGCTGACCGAGGCGCTGCGCGCCCGCGGCTACGAGGCCCAGGCGCTCCACGGCGGGTTCTCGCAGGAGCACCGCGATCGCGTGATGGCCCGCTTCCGCGCCGGCACGGCCGAGCTGCTCGTCGCCACCGACGTCGCGGCGCGGGGGCTCGACATCGAGCATGTCTCGCACGTGATCAACTACGACGTCCCCTGCGCCCCCGAGGTGTACGTCCACCGCATCGGCCGCACGGGGCGCGCCGGCCGCGAGGGCGCGGCGATCACGCTGGTCGAGCCGCGCGAGCACTACCTGATCCGCAACGTCGAGCGGCTCACCGGGCAGCGCATCGAGGCCGCCACCCTCCCGACCGTGGCCGACCTGCGCGCGCGGCGCCTGGAGCTGACGCGCGCCTCGCTGCGGGAGGCGCTGATCGAGGGCGGCGCCGAGCGGTTCCGGGTCGTTGTCGAGGGGCTCGCCGACGAGTTCGACGTGATGGACATCGCGGCGGCGGCGGTGAAGCTCGCCCACGACGCGACGGAGGGGGAACGGGAGGAGGACGAGGCGGAGATCCCGTCGTTCCGGCCGCCTCCGCGCGGGCCGGAGCGCGCCCGCGACGACCGCGCGCCGCGCGGCCCCGCGGGGGCGCGCGGGCGCCCGGGCGAGGCGCAGGCGCGCCCGCGGCGCGAGGGGCGGGAGGCGCGGGAGACCGACGGCAACGTCGCCCGGCTGTACATCAGCGCGGGGCGCGCCGCGGGCATCCGGCCGGCCGATCTTGTCGGCGCCATCGCGAACGAGGCGTCGCTGAGCTCCCGCGACATCGGCGCCATCGAGATCGCCGACGGCTTCTCCACGGTGGAGGTCCCGGCCGACGCGGCGGACGCCGTCATCGAGGCGCTGCGCGCCACACGGCTGAAGGGCCGCAAGGTCCAGGTCCGCCGAGAGGACGCGGGGTCCCGCGATCCGCGAGGCGGGGCGGCCGAGGCCCGCGGCGGCGTGCCTGGGGCCCGAGGCGAGGCGGCCGAGACCGGGCCACGCGCCGGCTCAGCAGAGACCCGGAACGGCGCGGCGGGCATGGCGCCCCCGCGGCGCCGCCCTCGGTCCTGA
- the bioA gene encoding adenosylmethionine--8-amino-7-oxononanoate transaminase — MPSESAIPGRDDLVARDRRCVMHPYAAPLSSAPLFAVERAEGVRLTLTDGRELIDGMSSWWAAIHGYGHPALTAAISAQLGRMSHVMFGGLTHAPAVELCEALVALTPEPLTRVFLADSGSVSVEVAIKLALQFFIARGQPEKRRLVSVLGGYHGDTFGAMAVTDPVNGMHHLFRGALTQHLFAPAPGPAFGAPWSPRALDGMAELLERHAHEVAAVILEPVVQGAGGMRFYHPRYLRELRALCDRHDVLLVLDEIATGFGRSGEMFGCEHAGVAPDILCLGKALTGGTMTLAAALFTERVAETISRGEPRVFMHGPTFMGNPLACSAALASIRLLLGSPWRARVSAIEAQLRRELAPCRALDAVADVRVLGAIGVVELEQPVDMARVQPAFVERGVWLRPFGKLVYTMPPYIIEPAELSRISEAIVGVLSGI, encoded by the coding sequence ATGCCATCGGAGAGCGCCATTCCTGGCCGAGACGATCTCGTCGCCCGCGACCGCCGCTGCGTGATGCACCCCTACGCGGCGCCCCTCTCGAGCGCGCCGCTCTTCGCCGTCGAGCGCGCCGAGGGCGTCCGCCTCACCCTGACCGACGGCCGCGAGCTCATCGACGGCATGTCCTCCTGGTGGGCCGCCATCCACGGCTACGGGCACCCGGCGCTGACGGCGGCGATCAGCGCCCAGCTCGGGCGGATGAGCCACGTGATGTTCGGCGGCCTCACCCACGCGCCGGCGGTCGAGCTGTGCGAGGCGCTGGTGGCGCTCACGCCCGAGCCGCTGACGCGCGTCTTCCTCGCCGACTCCGGATCCGTGTCGGTCGAGGTGGCCATCAAGCTCGCTCTCCAGTTCTTCATCGCGCGCGGACAGCCGGAGAAGCGCCGTCTGGTCAGCGTGCTCGGCGGCTACCACGGCGACACGTTCGGGGCGATGGCGGTCACCGACCCGGTGAACGGCATGCACCACCTCTTTCGCGGCGCGCTCACGCAGCACCTGTTCGCCCCGGCGCCTGGCCCCGCGTTCGGCGCGCCGTGGTCGCCGCGCGCGCTCGACGGCATGGCCGAGCTGCTCGAGCGGCACGCGCACGAGGTGGCGGCCGTCATCCTGGAGCCCGTGGTGCAGGGCGCCGGCGGGATGCGCTTTTACCACCCACGTTATCTGCGCGAGCTGCGCGCCCTCTGCGACCGGCACGACGTGCTGCTCGTGCTCGACGAGATCGCGACCGGCTTCGGCCGCAGCGGGGAGATGTTCGGCTGCGAGCACGCGGGCGTCGCGCCGGACATCCTGTGCCTGGGCAAGGCCCTCACCGGCGGCACCATGACGCTCGCCGCCGCGCTCTTCACCGAGCGTGTGGCCGAGACCATCTCCCGGGGCGAGCCGCGCGTCTTCATGCACGGCCCCACGTTCATGGGCAATCCGCTCGCCTGCAGCGCCGCGCTGGCCAGCATCCGGCTCCTGCTCGGCTCGCCGTGGCGCGCGCGCGTCTCGGCCATCGAGGCCCAGCTCCGCCGCGAGCTCGCCCCTTGCCGCGCGCTCGACGCGGTGGCCGACGTGCGTGTGCTCGGCGCCATCGGCGTGGTCGAGCTCGAGCAGCCGGTCGACATGGCGCGCGTGCAGCCGGCGTTCGTGGAGCGCGGCGTCTGGTTACGGCCTTTCGGGAAGCTGGTCTATACCATGCCTCCTTACATCATCGAGCCAGCCGAGCTATCGCGGATCAGCGAGGCGATCGTGGGTGTGCTGTCGGGGATCTGA
- a CDS encoding MarC family protein, whose protein sequence is MAHYVSVFLVSLSAIFFVVDPLGIVPLFLTMTAGDPPEKVRSTARRACAVAGGLMLFFALFGGVVFRVFGISLAAFRVAGGLLLLVTALDMLRARSSATRTTPSEEQEGIAKEDVALVPLAMPLLAGPGALATVMVLMARGGNDPVAMGLVLAGVAITFVASYFVLRGAGLVQRALKASGMAVLERVMGLILAAIAVQFMADGVKELWHG, encoded by the coding sequence ATGGCCCATTACGTCTCGGTCTTCCTCGTGTCGCTGTCGGCGATCTTCTTCGTCGTGGATCCGCTCGGCATCGTGCCGCTGTTCCTGACGATGACCGCGGGCGATCCGCCGGAGAAGGTGCGAAGCACGGCGCGGCGGGCGTGCGCGGTCGCCGGCGGGCTCATGCTGTTCTTCGCCCTCTTCGGCGGCGTCGTCTTCAGGGTCTTCGGCATCTCGCTGGCCGCGTTCCGCGTCGCGGGCGGGCTCTTGCTGCTCGTCACGGCGCTGGACATGCTGCGCGCCCGCTCCTCGGCGACGCGCACCACCCCGTCGGAGGAGCAGGAGGGCATCGCGAAGGAGGACGTGGCGCTGGTGCCCCTGGCCATGCCGCTCCTCGCCGGGCCGGGCGCCCTCGCCACGGTGATGGTGCTGATGGCGCGCGGGGGCAATGACCCGGTGGCCATGGGGCTGGTGCTCGCGGGCGTGGCCATCACCTTCGTGGCCTCCTACTTCGTGCTGCGCGGCGCAGGGCTCGTGCAGCGGGCGCTCAAGGCGTCCGGCATGGCCGTGCTCGAGCGCGTCATGGGCCTCATCCTGGCCGCCATCGCCGTGCAGTTCATGGCCGACGGCGTGAAGGAGCTCTGGCACGGGTGA
- a CDS encoding RNA polymerase sigma factor, translating to MSHDPSAAADGKQAATAQRASAEVGPLFAPGAQGGAAEPACAAPADDVALVRRLLAGDEQAFEQLVTQLHTPMLRLARAVAGPAGAQEVVQETWAAVFDGLVRFEGRSALKTWVFRILTNRARTLGTREKRMVPVSWLEDGDLGSEPAVDPARFDSTGDWSTPPVPWTEQSPEVLLLRKEMGAVLQRELETLAPGQRAVVLLRDVEGCPSDEVCEILGISEANQRVLLHRGRSKLRAALERYMTRG from the coding sequence GTGTCCCACGACCCCTCGGCCGCCGCCGACGGCAAACAGGCCGCAACGGCGCAGCGCGCATCGGCCGAGGTAGGCCCGCTCTTCGCGCCTGGCGCGCAGGGCGGCGCGGCTGAGCCCGCATGCGCGGCGCCGGCGGACGACGTCGCGCTCGTCCGCCGGCTGCTCGCGGGGGACGAGCAGGCCTTCGAGCAGCTCGTGACCCAGCTCCACACACCCATGCTCCGGCTCGCCCGGGCGGTCGCCGGCCCGGCGGGCGCGCAGGAGGTCGTCCAGGAGACCTGGGCGGCGGTCTTCGACGGGCTCGTGCGCTTCGAGGGGCGCTCCGCGCTGAAGACATGGGTGTTCAGGATCCTGACGAACCGCGCGAGGACGTTGGGCACCCGAGAGAAGCGCATGGTCCCTGTCTCCTGGCTGGAGGACGGGGATCTGGGCAGCGAGCCGGCGGTCGATCCGGCCCGATTCGACAGCACCGGTGACTGGTCGACTCCGCCTGTTCCGTGGACGGAGCAGAGCCCGGAGGTGCTCTTGCTGCGCAAGGAGATGGGCGCCGTGCTGCAGCGAGAGCTCGAGACGCTGGCGCCTGGACAGCGCGCGGTGGTGCTCTTGCGCGACGTGGAGGGGTGTCCCTCCGACGAGGTCTGCGAGATCCTGGGTATCAGCGAGGCGAACCAGCGGGTCCTCTTGCACCGTGGCCGATCGAAGCTCAGGGCCGCGCTCGAGCGCTACATGACGAGGGGGTGA
- a CDS encoding molybdopterin oxidoreductase family protein, protein MLDRIADPWGVRTPYGRDEPWPTRVDQLLDPGLAEGDVERWVHSACVLCANGCALDIAVKDGRMVGVRGRGADHPNHGRLGPKGLFGWQANRARDRLTRPLVRRGERLVEADWDTAMGAIVARSREIRAKHGAGAFGFYSSGQLLLEEYYTLSLLARGGLGTPHVDGNTRLCTATAAQSMRESFGCDGQPGSMSDVDHCDTLFLVGYNVAETQTVFWMRMLDRLDGPDPPRLVVVDPRRSVPARRADVHLPIKGGTNVALLNAILHEILRNGWLDRAFVDAYTIGLDALAALVDRYPPARAASICGVPADRIREAARVLGSAERLFSACLQGVYQSNQATAAAVQVNNIHLVRGMIGRPGCGIIQSNGQPTSQNTRETGCNGEMPGFRNHRNRRHMEELARIWNVDPLVIPSWGAPTHAMKILRYAAEGSIKLLWIIATNPAVSIPELRRLRSTLDQEPLFVVVQDAFLTETARHADIVLPAAIWGEKTGTFTNTDRTVHLTEKAVEPPGEARSDLDILLDYARRMDLRDKDGAPLVKWRTPEEAFEAWKVCSKGRPCDYTGITYDRLRGGGIQWPCTDERPEGTPRLYTDHRFFSDPEVAQDFGHDLDTGGARSETEFRALNPAGRAFLRASEYLPPIEEADDEYPFLLTTGRTIYQFHTRTKTARAPQLQRAAPDAWVEIAAPDARRLAIEEGDWVRVESPRGHVVVRARISEIREGAVFLPFHYGTWDEDPGSHRWPRAANELTITAWDPVSKQPYFKVAKVKLLRVAASGGVPSPAPTTGAAAPAPGVVVPPTVGGPAAEESNPRPGG, encoded by the coding sequence ATGCTGGACCGGATCGCGGATCCCTGGGGCGTCCGGACGCCGTACGGGCGGGACGAACCGTGGCCGACACGGGTCGATCAGCTCCTCGATCCCGGCCTCGCCGAGGGCGACGTGGAGCGCTGGGTGCATTCCGCCTGCGTGCTCTGCGCGAACGGCTGCGCCCTCGACATCGCGGTCAAGGACGGGCGCATGGTCGGCGTCCGCGGGCGGGGCGCGGACCACCCCAACCACGGTCGCCTCGGGCCCAAAGGCCTCTTCGGCTGGCAGGCGAACCGCGCGCGCGACCGGCTCACCCGGCCGCTCGTCCGCCGCGGCGAGAGGCTCGTCGAGGCCGACTGGGACACCGCCATGGGCGCGATCGTCGCGCGCTCCAGGGAGATCCGGGCGAAGCACGGCGCCGGCGCGTTCGGCTTCTACAGCTCCGGGCAGCTCCTGCTCGAGGAGTACTACACGCTCTCGCTCCTCGCCCGCGGCGGCCTGGGCACGCCGCACGTGGACGGCAACACCCGCCTCTGCACCGCGACGGCGGCGCAGTCGATGCGCGAGAGCTTCGGGTGCGACGGGCAGCCAGGCTCGATGTCCGACGTGGACCACTGCGATACGCTGTTCCTCGTCGGCTACAACGTCGCCGAGACGCAGACCGTCTTCTGGATGCGCATGCTCGATCGGCTCGATGGCCCCGACCCGCCGCGGCTCGTGGTCGTCGACCCGCGCCGCAGCGTCCCCGCGCGGCGCGCCGACGTCCACCTCCCTATCAAGGGCGGAACCAACGTCGCCCTGCTCAACGCGATCCTCCACGAGATCCTCAGGAACGGCTGGCTCGATCGCGCGTTCGTCGACGCATACACGATCGGCCTCGACGCGCTGGCCGCGCTCGTCGACCGCTACCCGCCCGCGCGCGCGGCGTCGATCTGCGGCGTGCCGGCCGATCGGATCCGCGAGGCGGCGCGCGTCCTCGGCTCCGCAGAGCGCCTCTTCTCCGCCTGCCTCCAGGGGGTCTATCAGTCGAACCAGGCCACCGCCGCCGCCGTCCAGGTGAACAACATCCACCTCGTCCGGGGGATGATCGGGCGGCCCGGCTGCGGCATCATCCAGTCGAACGGGCAGCCGACCTCGCAGAACACCCGCGAGACGGGCTGCAACGGCGAGATGCCCGGCTTCCGCAACCACCGGAACCGGCGGCACATGGAGGAGCTCGCGCGGATCTGGAACGTGGATCCCCTCGTGATCCCGAGCTGGGGAGCGCCCACCCACGCGATGAAGATCCTCCGCTACGCGGCGGAGGGCTCGATCAAGCTGCTGTGGATCATCGCCACCAACCCCGCGGTCTCGATCCCCGAGCTGCGCCGCCTCCGCTCCACCCTGGATCAGGAGCCCCTCTTCGTCGTCGTCCAGGACGCGTTCCTCACCGAGACGGCGCGCCACGCCGACATCGTGCTGCCCGCGGCGATCTGGGGAGAGAAGACTGGCACGTTCACGAACACGGACCGGACGGTGCACCTCACCGAGAAGGCCGTCGAGCCGCCGGGCGAGGCGCGGTCGGATCTCGATATCCTCCTCGATTACGCGCGGCGGATGGATCTCCGGGACAAGGACGGCGCGCCGCTCGTCAAGTGGCGCACGCCCGAGGAGGCGTTCGAGGCGTGGAAGGTGTGCTCGAAGGGCCGCCCCTGCGATTACACAGGAATCACCTACGACAGGCTTCGCGGCGGCGGGATCCAGTGGCCGTGCACCGACGAGCGCCCGGAAGGGACGCCGCGGCTCTACACGGATCACCGCTTCTTCAGCGATCCGGAGGTCGCGCAGGACTTCGGCCACGATCTCGACACCGGCGGCGCGCGCTCGGAGACGGAGTTCCGGGCGCTGAACCCGGCTGGCCGCGCGTTCCTCCGCGCGTCCGAGTACCTGCCTCCCATCGAGGAGGCGGACGACGAGTACCCGTTTCTGCTCACCACGGGGCGGACGATCTACCAGTTCCACACGCGGACGAAGACGGCGCGCGCGCCGCAGCTCCAGCGGGCCGCGCCCGACGCCTGGGTCGAGATCGCCGCGCCCGACGCGCGCCGGCTCGCCATCGAGGAGGGCGACTGGGTCCGCGTCGAGTCGCCGCGCGGCCACGTGGTGGTGCGCGCGCGGATCAGCGAGATCCGCGAAGGCGCCGTGTTCCTTCCCTTCCACTACGGCACCTGGGACGAGGACCCCGGGAGCCACCGCTGGCCGCGCGCCGCGAACGAGCTGACGATCACCGCGTGGGATCCGGTGAGCAAGCAGCCCTATTTCAAGGTGGCGAAGGTCAAGCTCCTCAGGGTGGCCGCGAGCGGCGGGGTGCCCTCTCCCGCCCCGACGACGGGGGCCGCGGCGCCCGCCCCGGGCGTCGTCGTGCCACCCACGGTGGGCGGTCCGGCGGCCGAGGAATCCAACCCCAGGCCAGGCGGCTGA
- a CDS encoding MgtC/SapB family protein, translating into MSPLDPSRSTLLNLFLRLGLALASGALVGWERHAAGKPAGLRTHMLVSVGSAIFVMAALEASADSASRVVQGIAAGIGFLGAGEILRFSQHSGGKPRVTGLTSAAAIWVSAALGISAGYGLWRLVVAGSAITLLVLTVVRRVERRISTEDDENGAA; encoded by the coding sequence ATGAGCCCGCTGGATCCGTCCCGGAGCACCTTGTTGAACCTCTTCCTCCGGCTCGGTCTCGCGCTCGCCTCGGGCGCGCTCGTCGGCTGGGAGCGCCACGCCGCCGGCAAGCCGGCCGGGCTGCGGACGCACATGCTGGTGAGCGTCGGCTCCGCGATCTTCGTCATGGCCGCGCTGGAAGCCTCGGCGGACTCGGCCAGCCGCGTCGTCCAGGGCATCGCGGCAGGCATCGGATTCCTGGGCGCGGGTGAGATCCTCCGGTTCTCGCAGCACTCCGGCGGCAAACCGAGGGTGACAGGGCTCACCTCCGCCGCGGCCATCTGGGTCTCCGCTGCGCTCGGCATCAGCGCTGGATACGGGCTGTGGCGGCTCGTCGTGGCCGGGAGCGCAATTACCCTGCTCGTCCTCACGGTCGTAAGGCGCGTCGAGCGCCGCATCTCGACAGAGGATGACGAGAACGGGGCCGCGTAG